A region from the Melioribacteraceae bacterium 4301-Me genome encodes:
- the nth gene encoding endonuclease III, translated as MINKSEKTRAKKIFDILSKEYPNVKSALEFSNPFELLIATILSAQCTDARVNIVTKSLFKKYKTPSDYLKTPDEELQKDIFSTGFYKQKAKSIKKCCKSLVENYNSKVPNDFELLTTLPGVGRKTAAVVAGNAFGIPSIAVDTHVKRLSNLLGFIESSDPLKIEMRLKELLPESYWINSSHWLASHGRKICIARKPKCNECVIGKLCPSFNLFASNKGVHSGK; from the coding sequence ATGATTAATAAATCTGAAAAAACAAGAGCTAAAAAAATTTTTGATATTCTCTCGAAAGAGTACCCTAATGTTAAATCCGCTCTTGAATTTTCAAATCCATTTGAATTATTAATTGCTACTATATTATCTGCACAATGTACTGATGCAAGAGTTAACATAGTAACAAAAAGTCTTTTCAAAAAATATAAAACTCCAAGTGACTACTTAAAAACCCCTGATGAGGAATTACAGAAAGATATTTTTTCTACTGGTTTTTACAAGCAAAAAGCAAAATCAATAAAAAAATGCTGTAAAAGTTTAGTCGAAAATTATAATAGCAAAGTGCCTAATGATTTTGAACTTCTCACGACATTACCTGGTGTAGGCAGAAAAACTGCCGCAGTAGTTGCAGGCAATGCTTTTGGAATACCTTCCATCGCTGTTGATACTCATGTTAAAAGACTTTCTAATTTATTGGGGTTTATTGAATCTTCAGATCCACTGAAAATTGAAATGAGGTTAAAAGAACTGCTTCCCGAATCATATTGGATAAACTCCTCGCATTGGTTAGCATCGCATGGTAGAAAAATTTGCATAGCAAGAAAGCCTAAATGTAATGAATGTGTTATTGGAAAGCTTTGCCCCTCTTTTAATTTATTTGCTTCAAACAAAGGAGTACATAGTGGAAAATAA
- a CDS encoding HDIG domain-containing metalloprotein, translating into MENNLERNRDYCLSILREYTKSESLLKHAFAVEACVKAYAQKFNEDVELWGNVALLHDFDYEMYPTAEEHPYKGNEILKEKGFSEDFRKTIMSHADYTGIPRNTKLQKVLFACDELAGFITAVTYVRPNKSIEEVEVKSVKKKMKDKAFARSVNREDILKGAEELGIPLDEHIAFCIEAMKKNKELLGL; encoded by the coding sequence GTGGAAAATAATTTGGAAAGAAATAGAGATTACTGCTTATCAATTCTTCGTGAATACACTAAAAGCGAAAGTTTACTTAAGCATGCTTTTGCAGTAGAAGCATGTGTGAAAGCGTATGCTCAAAAATTTAATGAAGATGTTGAACTTTGGGGCAATGTAGCTCTTCTTCACGATTTCGACTATGAAATGTATCCTACTGCGGAGGAACACCCATATAAAGGAAATGAGATTTTAAAAGAAAAAGGATTTTCGGAAGATTTTAGGAAAACTATAATGTCTCATGCAGATTATACCGGAATCCCTCGTAATACAAAACTTCAGAAAGTTCTCTTTGCTTGTGATGAATTAGCAGGATTTATAACAGCGGTTACCTATGTTAGGCCAAATAAATCTATTGAAGAAGTTGAGGTTAAATCAGTAAAAAAGAAAATGAAAGATAAAGCGTTTGCACGTTCAGTAAACAGAGAAGATATACTGAAGGGTGCTGAAGAACTAGGCATTCCTTTAGATGAACATATTGCTTTTTGTATTGAGGCAATGAAGAAAAATAAAGAATTGCTAGGCCTTTAA
- the porU gene encoding type IX secretion system sortase PorU, which produces MKAIFSIIFLLLIFSSVVLPQDVKVISSSSQSITILYSPQILDTTLVTIKGQKYYSFNLANGTLNPLMKAGSPLIPFREVNIGVPDKSGNRISINSVEYKTMQGQIKPAYVESSPGNLTFTEEYLTTKFNNVVSFGDYGLVRNLPVQTVRVYPIQFDASSNQIRVYSKIIFTINFALVPTSVQLIRDQSLSQVVLNWPIAKNWGVPAKRALKISDDPFASNNNWYRFEAPTEGIYRIDRNTLQSMGIDPNSVDPRTIKIYNNGGYQLPENPDVNRPNKLNEIAIYVSGEQDGKFDQNDYILFYGRGTEFWEYSNSFKKIVRVKNPFSKKNYYWITAGGNPGKRMNFQPTVNANNFYSQLTTLAFKQNDKDSTNIGHTGRDYFGDELDFNTKSRVYLNTLDGIVPGSKIYYQFRVANISQTVLNFLVSESNTLIYSSSLPGSSPASYYLGTERIGSAVFNGTLTDNRSSLKFAIETSASNARLAIDYFEITYTKYLQAFGDQILFFSRDTTANIQFGLSNFSNSNILIFDVTDYANVSQISNAHISGGQCNFQISAQSGNVRKFLAVTETAFQTPVNIVNVQTTNLKADLTGTEFIIISDKSFKAEAERLRDYKNSQSPSRISTSLYYVDDIYNQFSCGSLDPSAIRDFLKFAYDNWQVKPFYVLLFGDGSYDYYNTEKKSNNFIPAYETKESLYEINSYPTDDFYARVSGSDLKADLAIGRLPVQNLDDAKAIVDKIIAYETKLDMGLWRNTITLVADDGPAATGVDDGSIHTSQSENLSRFRIPSFFDQNKIYLALYPTVYTGLGRRKPAVNQAIIDAINNGTLILNFIGHGNPDVWTHESVFEKSTTIPQLKNNDYFFLTAATCDFGRYDDPSEQSSTELLVNKPNSGAIGAFTAARLVYSNLNAIINDSLYSNLFRTKDSLGLPIRIGKAYFYVKQHRTLDNDEKYHLFCDPTLRLDQPILPAIIDSVNHFPLNNNIQISALSEVNIRGSVSANNLINNFSGNAIVSVYDSDRQVFIKEMNYTVTLQGGLIYRGRVNVDNGIFQTGFVVPKDISYENKNGRIVSYIFNENNDGVGFTNKIIVGGTNPNAVNDGKGPNIEIYFDKISESTSNIVNSDFTLFVKLSDQTGLNTTGTGLGHKLEGILNGDENNPIDFSNYFISDVNSNGKSGVIQYKFTGFEPGDYNIKIKAWDVFNNLTTKESNFTVVSGNDLVIRNVVNYPNPFMSNTTFTFQHNLNKPIDVKIKIYTIAGRMIKEIKEDYIADKFVKIDWDGRDEDGNLIANGVYLYKLIVRSSDGQYTQNVLGKLAVIR; this is translated from the coding sequence ATGAAAGCCATATTCTCTATAATATTTCTCCTTTTAATTTTCAGTTCTGTTGTACTACCACAAGATGTAAAAGTTATCTCATCATCATCACAGTCAATTACTATTTTATATAGCCCCCAAATTTTAGACACCACACTTGTTACGATAAAGGGACAAAAATATTACAGCTTTAATCTTGCTAATGGAACTCTTAATCCTTTAATGAAGGCTGGTAGTCCTTTAATTCCTTTTAGAGAAGTTAATATTGGTGTTCCTGACAAATCAGGCAATAGAATTTCAATAAATTCTGTTGAATACAAAACAATGCAAGGTCAAATTAAGCCGGCATACGTTGAAAGTTCACCAGGTAATTTAACTTTTACTGAAGAATATTTAACGACAAAATTTAATAATGTTGTATCTTTTGGCGATTATGGCTTAGTGCGTAATTTACCTGTTCAGACTGTTAGAGTTTATCCAATTCAATTTGATGCGAGTTCTAATCAAATTAGAGTATATAGTAAAATTATCTTTACAATCAATTTTGCTTTAGTGCCGACATCCGTTCAACTAATAAGAGATCAAAGTCTTTCACAAGTTGTATTGAACTGGCCAATAGCAAAAAATTGGGGAGTACCAGCAAAAAGAGCACTAAAAATTTCCGATGATCCTTTTGCTTCAAACAATAATTGGTATCGTTTTGAAGCCCCGACAGAGGGCATTTATAGAATAGATAGAAACACATTACAATCTATGGGTATTGACCCTAACTCTGTTGACCCAAGAACAATAAAAATATATAATAATGGTGGCTATCAATTACCTGAAAACCCAGATGTGAACAGGCCGAATAAATTAAACGAAATTGCTATTTATGTTAGTGGCGAGCAAGATGGTAAATTTGACCAAAATGATTATATATTATTTTATGGCAGAGGTACTGAATTTTGGGAATATAGCAACTCATTTAAAAAAATTGTAAGGGTTAAAAACCCATTTTCAAAAAAAAATTATTATTGGATAACAGCTGGCGGAAATCCTGGCAAAAGAATGAATTTTCAGCCTACAGTTAACGCTAATAATTTTTATTCTCAACTGACTACGCTTGCTTTTAAGCAAAATGATAAGGATAGTACAAATATTGGTCATACCGGCAGAGATTATTTTGGAGATGAGTTGGATTTTAATACTAAGTCAAGGGTTTACTTAAATACTTTAGATGGAATAGTGCCAGGTTCTAAAATATATTATCAATTTAGAGTTGCGAATATTTCTCAGACCGTTTTAAACTTTTTAGTTAGTGAGTCAAACACATTGATTTATTCAAGTTCTTTGCCGGGCAGTTCTCCAGCATCATATTATTTAGGAACTGAACGAATAGGTAGTGCAGTCTTTAATGGAACATTAACTGATAATCGCAGCTCACTAAAATTTGCTATTGAAACTTCAGCGTCAAACGCTAGATTAGCAATTGATTATTTTGAAATTACATATACAAAATATTTGCAGGCGTTTGGTGACCAAATTTTGTTTTTTTCTCGGGATACCACTGCTAATATCCAGTTTGGACTTTCAAACTTTTCAAACAGCAATATTCTAATTTTTGATGTGACTGATTATGCTAACGTATCTCAAATTTCTAATGCACATATTAGTGGCGGGCAGTGCAATTTTCAAATTAGCGCACAGTCGGGCAATGTAAGAAAATTTTTAGCAGTAACTGAAACTGCTTTTCAGACACCTGTTAATATTGTAAATGTACAAACAACAAATTTGAAAGCAGATTTAACTGGAACTGAGTTTATAATCATTTCAGATAAGTCATTTAAAGCAGAAGCTGAAAGATTAAGAGATTATAAAAATTCTCAGTCGCCATCAAGAATATCTACTTCTTTATATTATGTTGATGATATTTATAATCAATTTTCTTGCGGCTCGTTAGACCCTTCAGCTATAAGGGATTTTTTAAAATTTGCTTACGATAATTGGCAAGTAAAACCTTTTTACGTTCTATTGTTTGGTGATGGCTCTTATGATTATTACAATACTGAAAAAAAATCTAACAATTTTATTCCAGCTTACGAGACTAAAGAATCTTTGTATGAAATAAATTCTTATCCTACTGATGATTTTTATGCTAGGGTATCGGGCAGTGATTTAAAAGCAGATTTAGCAATAGGAAGATTGCCCGTTCAAAACTTAGACGATGCTAAGGCTATTGTTGATAAAATTATTGCTTACGAAACAAAATTAGATATGGGGTTATGGAGAAATACTATTACTTTAGTAGCAGACGATGGACCAGCAGCAACTGGTGTTGACGATGGAAGCATTCATACCAGTCAATCTGAAAATCTCTCCCGCTTTAGAATACCTTCATTTTTTGATCAAAATAAAATTTATCTTGCTTTATACCCAACAGTATATACTGGCTTAGGTCGAAGAAAACCAGCAGTTAATCAAGCTATTATTGATGCAATTAATAATGGAACGCTAATCTTAAATTTTATTGGGCATGGTAACCCCGATGTGTGGACTCACGAGTCAGTTTTTGAAAAGTCAACTACCATTCCGCAATTAAAAAATAACGATTATTTTTTCTTAACAGCTGCTACATGTGATTTTGGCAGGTACGATGACCCATCGGAACAAAGCTCGACTGAATTGCTGGTAAACAAACCAAACTCTGGTGCTATTGGCGCTTTTACTGCAGCTAGGCTAGTCTACTCAAACTTAAATGCAATAATAAACGATTCTCTATATTCTAATTTATTTCGTACAAAGGACAGCTTGGGATTACCAATTAGAATTGGCAAAGCTTATTTTTATGTTAAGCAGCACAGGACTTTAGATAACGATGAAAAATATCATTTGTTTTGCGACCCAACTCTTAGGTTAGATCAACCTATTTTACCTGCAATTATAGATTCTGTAAATCATTTTCCGCTAAATAATAATATTCAAATAAGTGCCCTAAGTGAGGTTAATATACGAGGCTCAGTTTCGGCTAATAATCTAATTAATAATTTTAGTGGCAATGCTATTGTTAGCGTGTATGATTCTGATAGACAAGTATTTATTAAAGAGATGAACTATACGGTCACTTTGCAAGGCGGGTTGATTTACAGAGGCCGCGTTAATGTTGATAATGGTATTTTTCAGACAGGTTTTGTTGTGCCTAAAGATATTTCTTATGAAAATAAAAATGGTAGAATAGTTTCTTATATTTTCAATGAAAATAATGATGGTGTTGGTTTTACCAACAAGATAATAGTCGGAGGTACTAATCCTAATGCTGTTAACGATGGCAAAGGTCCAAATATTGAAATATATTTTGATAAGATTTCTGAATCGACTTCTAATATTGTGAACTCTGATTTTACTTTGTTCGTAAAACTTTCAGATCAGACTGGATTAAATACCACTGGAACTGGATTGGGTCATAAATTAGAAGGCATACTAAACGGTGATGAAAATAATCCGATTGATTTTTCAAATTATTTCATTAGTGATGTTAACTCAAACGGGAAGTCAGGTGTTATTCAGTATAAATTTACTGGGTTTGAACCTGGAGATTACAATATAAAAATAAAAGCATGGGATGTCTTTAATAACTTGACAACTAAGGAAAGCAATTTTACAGTTGTCTCTGGCAACGACCTTGTTATTAGAAATGTTGTTAATTATCCAAATCCTTTTATGTCAAATACTACTTTTACATTCCAGCATAATTTAAATAAACCGATAGACGTTAAAATCAAAATATATACAATAGCCGGCAGAATGATAAAAGAAATTAAGGAAGACTATATTGCTGATAAATTTGTTAAAATTGACTGGGATGGAAGAGATGAAGATGGCAACTTAATAGCAAATGGAGTATATCTATATAAATTAATAGTTCGTTCATCTGATGGACAGTACACTCAAAACGTACTTGGAAAATTGGCAGTAATTAGATAA
- the porV gene encoding type IX secretion system outer membrane channel protein PorV yields MKRIFIIGTLLLMYFGNIERIYSQGETAVPFLLLAPDSRAGGIGESGGGLADNSAAIFWNPAGIAFQSGSEISITHSNWLPQFNLDLFYDYATYRQYIDDLNGSITASITYMNFGEFVRTGSNDPTPLGTFRSFDAALTLGYATKLSNDWGIGFNFRLIHSRLSDKPTEQEQGKGVATSVSFDIATMWRPEHFNLPLIGDFGNRFSMGINISNIGPKIYYIDQAQADPIPTNFRLGFAIRPFEDDYNSLTYTLDFSKLLVGVGDSTHARDEFYKAIFTSWVDEPLSQELRQVQTSMGLEYWYGKPEEFMFALRAGFFYEDPSYGNRKFVTLGAGIRYDLYGFDFSYITTDVFKNGANHPLSNTLRFTLLIGWGAKPKTEKGFPRGI; encoded by the coding sequence ATGAAAAGGATTTTCATAATAGGGACATTGTTATTAATGTATTTTGGCAACATTGAGAGAATTTATAGTCAGGGGGAGACCGCTGTTCCGTTTTTGCTTTTAGCTCCGGATTCAAGAGCGGGCGGAATAGGAGAATCTGGTGGCGGCTTGGCGGATAATTCAGCTGCCATTTTTTGGAACCCTGCCGGAATTGCTTTTCAATCCGGTTCTGAAATCTCTATTACTCATAGTAACTGGCTGCCTCAATTTAATCTTGATTTATTCTATGATTATGCAACTTATAGACAGTACATTGATGACCTAAACGGCAGTATTACAGCAAGTATAACATATATGAATTTTGGTGAATTTGTTAGAACCGGATCCAATGACCCGACACCACTTGGTACCTTTCGCTCTTTTGATGCAGCGCTAACTTTGGGTTATGCTACAAAATTGAGCAACGACTGGGGAATTGGGTTTAATTTTAGACTTATTCATAGCCGTCTTTCTGATAAACCTACTGAACAAGAGCAAGGTAAAGGAGTAGCAACATCAGTTAGTTTTGATATTGCTACTATGTGGCGCCCAGAACATTTTAATTTACCTTTAATAGGTGACTTCGGAAACAGATTTAGCATGGGTATAAATATTAGTAATATTGGTCCCAAAATCTATTATATAGACCAAGCGCAAGCCGACCCTATTCCTACTAATTTTAGATTAGGCTTTGCAATTAGACCATTTGAAGATGATTATAATTCGCTTACTTATACACTTGATTTTTCTAAACTCTTAGTTGGGGTTGGCGATAGTACGCATGCTAGAGATGAATTTTATAAGGCAATATTTACTTCTTGGGTAGATGAACCATTAAGTCAAGAGTTGAGGCAAGTTCAAACTTCTATGGGTCTTGAATATTGGTATGGCAAACCAGAAGAATTTATGTTTGCATTAAGAGCGGGCTTTTTCTACGAGGATCCTTCCTATGGTAATAGAAAATTTGTTACTCTTGGTGCTGGTATTAGATATGACCTTTATGGATTTGACTTTAGCTATATCACTACAGATGTCTTCAAAAATGGCGCAAATCATCCTCTCTCAAATACTTTGAGATTTACTTTATTAATTGGATGGGGTGCTAAGCCAAAAACCGAAAAGGGGTTTCCACGCGGAATATAA